In the Burkholderia contaminans genome, CTTCCGCGCCGCGTTGCGCCTTGATGCGCCCGACGATTTTCTTCACGTCCTGCACGCGCGACTTGTCCGCGACGAGCACGGCGTCCGGCGTTTCGACGACGACGAGGTTCTGCGTGCCCACGCAGGCGACGAGCCGGCTTTCCGAATGCGCGAACGTCGATTCCGCGCCTTCGAACAGCACGTGGCCGCGGCCGACGTTTTCGGCCTCGTCCTTCGGCGAGATCTGCCAGATCGCGTCCCACGAGCCGACGTCCGACCAGCCCGCGTCGAGCGGCACGACGACGCTCTCGCACAGTTGCGGCAGGCTCGCGAGCGGCTCCATCACCGCGTAGTCGATCGAGTTCGACGGCGACGCGGCGAACGCTTCGCGATCGATGCGGAAGAAATCGCCATCGGCCTTGCCCTGGGCGACGGCCTGTTCGCAGGCCGCGTAGATTGCCGGTTCGAGCTCGCGGATCGCCTTCAGCCAGACCGACGCGCGAACGATGAAGATGCCGCTGTTCCACCAGTATTCGCCCGATGCGACGTACTGCTGAGCGAGTTCGAGATGCGGTTTCTCGACGAAGCGGTCGAGGCGGCGCACGTCGAGTTTGCCCGTGGCGGCGTCGCCGAGCGGCGCGCCGACACGGATGTAGCCGAAGCCGGTTTCCGCGTGCTTCGGCACGATGCCCATCGTCGCGATCTTGCCTTGCATCGCGCAATGCACGCCGGCCGCGACGGCCGCGTGGAAGCGCGGCAGGTCGGCGACCGCATGGTCGGCCGGCATCACGGTCATCACCGCGTCGTTGCCGCCGGCGACCAGTCGAAACGCGGCGAGCGTCAGCGCGGGCGCGGTGTCGCGGCCGATCGGCTCGAGCATGATCGACGCCGATTTGCCGGTCAGGCGCAGCTGTTCGGCGGTGGTGAAGCGGTGATCCTCGCCGCATACGATCAGCACGTCGTCGTTCAGCGGATGGTCGGCCGCGAGGCCGTCGAGGCGCAGCGCGGTCGACTGCAGCAGCGAATGTTCGCCGAGCAGGCCGATCAGCTGTTTCGGAAAACGTTCGCGGGACATCGGCCACAGGCGCGTGCCGGACCCGCCGGCGAGAATCACCGGTTGCACGGCGACACGCGTGCCGACGGCGGGCGCGGTGGAAGAAGAATGGCGCGTTTCGGCAGCCACGGCCGGAGCATTCATGAGGACACTCTCCACGGTTGAAGTCAGTGCCTGTCGTTGTAGCATGAAGTAAATCGACAATAAAACCGGATCCATTGCCGGATATTCGCCACGCATTCGTCGGGAAGAATTTTCCGCGCCAGCATCCGATGCAAATAAAAAAATAAAAAATAAATCGGTAAATCGGCCTGTCTTGACCACCAGCAAAGGGTTAGCGGAAATCGTAAAGCTTCCGAAATATTCCCGATTCCTGTGAATTTCGGGAAAACATGCCGAATTAATTCAAAAACATCGCGGCAATAATTTCCGATTATTTTTCGAAATACTTGTACGCTTGAGGCGACAATTTCTTACCGCTTCAATAGCGTCATGCAACGTTTGAATCGAATGCGCGGCACGGGTCGCGCAAGGAGCTGTTCGGCAAACGCCTGTTCAAAGAGGAAGCAGACATGTTGAGCGTGCTGGCGAGAGTCATCGATATCGCGATGGTCGTGACGGGGGCGCTGCTCGCCGCCGCGCTGCACGGTGGCAGCATCTGGCTCAACGACCTGCAGCGCACGATGATGCTGTTCGATTGCCTGCTCGTCGTCGTGTGCTTTCCCGCGTTCGGCATTTACCAGTCGTGGCGCGGCAAGCGTCTCGTCGGGCTGGTGGGGCGGGTCGCATTCGCGTGGCTGGTGGTCGAGCTGGCGGGCATCCTGCTGAGCTTCAGCTTTCATCAGTCGGGCGAACTGTCGCGGCTGTGGCTGGGTTACTGGGCGCTCGTGACGATGGCGCTGCTCGCCGGCTCGAAGGCCTGCGTGCACGTCGTGCTGCGGCAACTGCGCCGCGGCGGCTACAACCTGAAGGCGGTCGCGATCGTCGGCGGGACGCCGGCGGCGCGGCGGCTGATCGCCCAGATGCGGGCGCGGCCGGAAGCCGGTTTCAACCCGGTGTGCGTGTACGACGAAAGCGAAGCGCCGGGCGAAGTCGCGCTCGACGACGTGCGCATCGAGCGGCAGTTCGAATCGCTGGTGTGGCTGGTGCGCAGCCGCGCGATCAGCGAGCTGTGGCTCACGCTGCCGATCACGGAAGAGCGCCGGATTCACCAGATCGTGACGGTGTTCCGCCACGACTTCGTGAATATCCGCTTCATCCCGGACGTGCGCACGCTGTCGTTCTTCAACCAGGAAGTGGTCGAGGTGCTCGGCGTGCCGGCGATCAACCTCGCGGCGTCGCCGATCACCGACGTGCGGATCCTGCCGAAGTTCGTGTTCGACCGGGCGTTCGCGCTGGTGGCGCTCACGGGTCTGGCGCCGGTGATGCTGGTGATCGCGTGCCTGATCAAGCTGACGTCGCGCGGGCCGGTGTTCTTCCGCCAGAAGCGCAAGGGCATCGACGGGCACGAGTTCGAGATCTACAAGTTCCGCTCGATGAAGGTGCACGAGGAAGTGGCGGGGCAGGTCACGCAGGCGAAGAAGAACGATTCGCGCGTGACGCCGGTCGGCCGGTTCCTGCGCCGCACGAGCCTCGACGAGCTGCCGCAGTTCATCAACGTGCTGAAGGGCGAGATGTCGGTCGTCGGCCCGCGCCCGCATGCGCTCGCCCACGACGACATCTACAAGGATCTGGTCAAGGGCTACATGTTCCGCTACCGGATCAAGCCGGGCATCACCGGGTGGGCGCAGATCAACGGCTTTCGCGGCGAGACCGACCAGATCGAGAAGATGATGGGACGCGTGAAGCTCGATCTGTACTACATGCAGAACTGGTCGTTCTGGCTCGACATCAAGATCGTCGTGCTGACGCTCTGGAAAGGCTTCACCGGCAGCAACGCGTACTGAGCACCGAGATCGCGCCACGCAGGCATTCCGGTTTTACGAATTTCGAATCATTGGTCAAGAGGTCCGACACATCATGAATCTGACTATCATCGGCAGCGGTTACGTAGGTCTTGTCACCGGCGCATGTCTCGCCGACATCGGGCACGACGTGTTCTGTCTCGACGTCGACCAGGCAAAGATCGACATCCTGAACAACGGCGGCGTGCCGATCCACGAGCCGGGCCTCAAGGAAGTGATCGCGCGCAACCGCTCGGCGGGCCGCCTGCGCTTCTCGACCGATATCGAGGCCGCGGTCGCGCACGGCGACGTGCAGTTCATCGCGGTCGGCACGCCGCCCGACGAGGACGGTTCGGCCGACCTGCAATACGTGCTGGCGGCAGCGCGCAACATCGGCCGCTACATGACGGGCTTCAAGGTGATCGTCGACAAGTCGACGGTGCCGGTCGGCACGGCCGAGCGCGTGCGCGCGGCGGTGGCGGAAGAGCTCGCGAAGCGCGGCGGCGACCAGATGTTCTCGGTCGTGTCGAATCCGGAATTCCTGAAGGAAGGCGCGGCGGTGGACGATTTCACGCGGCCGGACCGCATCGTGATCGGCTGCGACGACGACGTGCCGGGCGAGCGCGCCCGCGAGCTGATGAAGAAGCTCTACGCGCCGTTCAACCGCAACCACGAACGCACGCTGTACATGGACGTGCGCTCGGCCGAGTTCACGAAATACGCGGCGAACGCGATGCTCGCGACCCGCATCTCGTTCATGAACGAGCTGGCGAACCTCGCCGACCGCTTCGGCGCGGACATCGAGGCCGTGCGCCGCGGGATCGGCTCCGATCCGCGCATCGGCTATCACTTCCTGTACGCCGGCTGCGGTTATGGTGGCTCGTGTTTCCCGAAGGATGTCGAAGCGTTGATCCGCACGGCCGACGAGCACGGGCAGGCACTGCAGATCCTGAAGGCGGTGTCGTCGGTCAACGCCACGCAAAAGCGCGTGCTCGCCGAGAAGATCGTCGCGCGCTTCGGCGAGGACCTGAGCGGCCGCACGTTCGCCATCTGGGGCCTCGCGTTCAAGCCGAATACCGACGACATGCGCGAAGCACCGAGCCGCGAGCTGATCGCCGAGCTGCTGTCGCGCGGGGCGCGCATCGCCGCGTACGACCCGGTCGCGCAGGAGGAAGCGCGCCGCGTGATCGCGCTCGATCTCGCCGATCACCCGAGCTGGCTCGAGCGCCTCTCCTTCGTCGACGACGAGGCGCAGGCCGCGCGCGATGCCGACGCGCTCGTGATCGTCACCGAATGGAAGATCTTCAAGAGCCCCGATTTCGTCGCGCTCGGCCGTCTGTGGAAGACGCCCGTGATCTTCGACGGCCGCAACCTGTACGAGCCGGAGACGATGAGCGAGCAGGGCATCGAATACCACCCGATCGGCCGGCCGGGCTCGCGCCAGGCCGTCGCCGCCCGTGTGCCGGGCACCGCGCCCGCGAGCGCGTAACCCGATTCCCGTCACTCGTTACGAGGCGCCATGTTCCGGAACATCCTGATCGTCTGCCACGCGAACGTCTGCCGCAGCCCGGCAGCGGAACTGCTGTTCAAGTCGCACGCCGCGTCGCGCGGCGGCCCGCGCCCGACGTTCCACTCGGCGGGCGTGCATGCGAACGACGGCGACGGCATCGATCCGGTGATGCGTCAGCTGCTCGCCGAGCGGGGCGTCGATGCGACGACCCACCGCTCGCGGCGGCTGTCGCGCCGGATCGTGCGCGACGCCGACCTGATTCTCGTCAGCGAGCGCGGACAGATTGCGGCCGTTGAATCGGTCGATCCGTTCGCGCGCGGCAAGGTCCACCTGCTCGGCAAGTGGGAAGGGGCCGAGATTGCCGATCCGCACGGCGGCCCCGAGGCCGATTACCGCGAGAGCTACTCACTGATCGAACGTCTGGTTCAAGGATGGCTACAGAAACTATGCTGAAACGCCCGATGCGCCCGGTGGCGCTTGCCGTCGCGCTGACGACTTTCCTGTCAGCCTGTGCAACCGCGCCCGGCAACTACCTCGACTCGTCGAACCTGAAGGACGAAGGCCGGCAGCAAGCGGCCGAAACCTATCCGGTTCATTACATCGACGCCAAAGTGGTGATGGACCAGCTGCAGAAGGCGCAGGTCGACCATCCGCTGCCGCCCGGACGTTACACCGATCCGTCGGAGTACGTGTACCGCGTCGGCCCGCAGGATATCCTCGGCGTCACCGTGTGGGACCACCCCGAGCTGACGACGCCGCAGGGCCAGTCGTTCTCGAGCGGCGGCAACACGACGCAGACGGTCGCGGGTGCGCTGCAGCAGCCGTATACGACCGCGCTGCCGGGCCAGGCCGATCCGTACGGCCAGACGGTCGCCGCCGACGGCACGATCTTCTTCCCGTTCGTCGGCCGCATCAAGGTGGCCGGCAAGACGGTCGCGCAGATCCGCGAGCAGATGGCCACCACGCTGTCGCGCTACGTGAAGAATCCGCAGCTCGACGTGCGCGTGCTCTCGTTCCGCAGCCAGAAGGTGCAGGTGACGGGCGAGGTGAAGCAGCCGGGCCCGCTCGCGGTGAGCGACGTGCCGCTGACGCTCGTCGACGCGATCTCGCGCTCGGGCGGCTCGACCAACGAGGCCGACCTGCAGCGCGTGCGCCTGACGCGTGACGGCAAGCTCTACACGCTCGACGCGAACGGCGTGCTCGATCGCGGCGAGGTGAAGCAGAACGTGATGCTGCAGCCGGGCGACATCATCAACGTGCCGGACCGCAGCGACAGCCGCGTGTTCATCATGGGCGAGGTCAAGACGCCGGTCACGGTGCCGATGCTCAAGGGCCGCCTGAGCATCGCCGACGCGCTGACCGCGGGCGGCGGCATCCTCGACACCGATGCGAACCCGCGCAAGATCTACGTGATGCGCGGGATGCGCGACAACCCGACGAAGCCTGAAGTGTTCCGCCTCGACATGACGCAGCCGGATGCGCTGATGCTGTCGAGCCGCTTCCCGCTTCAACCGCTCGACGTCGTCTACGTCAGCACGGCCAGCTCGGTGCAGTTCAACCGTGTGCTGCAGCAGGTGCTGCCGACGATCCAGACGATCTTCTACATGCGGCAAATCACGCGCTGATAGCCCGCCGGGGCGGCGCCCGCCCCCCGGCACCACTCAAGCGGGAACGAATGGTGAACACGCAAGCGAAACACTCCTACGCGGATCTGTCCGCGAAAACCGAGGAAGAGGACGTCGTCCTCGGCCAGTTGCTCCAGGTGATCATGGACGACATCTGGCTGCTGCTCGGCATCGCGGTCACGGTCGTCGCGCTCGCCGGCCTCTACTGCTACATCGCGAAGCCGGTCTACCAGGCCGACGTGCACGTGCGGGTCGAGGGCAACGACAACACGTCGCAGGCGCTCACGCAGACGCAGACGGGCGCGATGATCAACAGCGGCCCGCAGCAGGCGCCGACCGACG is a window encoding:
- a CDS encoding mannose-1-phosphate guanylyltransferase/mannose-6-phosphate isomerase, translating into MNAPAVAAETRHSSSTAPAVGTRVAVQPVILAGGSGTRLWPMSRERFPKQLIGLLGEHSLLQSTALRLDGLAADHPLNDDVLIVCGEDHRFTTAEQLRLTGKSASIMLEPIGRDTAPALTLAAFRLVAGGNDAVMTVMPADHAVADLPRFHAAVAAGVHCAMQGKIATMGIVPKHAETGFGYIRVGAPLGDAATGKLDVRRLDRFVEKPHLELAQQYVASGEYWWNSGIFIVRASVWLKAIRELEPAIYAACEQAVAQGKADGDFFRIDREAFAASPSNSIDYAVMEPLASLPQLCESVVVPLDAGWSDVGSWDAIWQISPKDEAENVGRGHVLFEGAESTFAHSESRLVACVGTQNLVVVETPDAVLVADKSRVQDVKKIVGRIKAQRGAEATDHRKVHRPWGHYDSVDMGERFQVKRIVVKPGAQLSLQMHHHRAEHWIVVCGTARITRGDETFLLSENESTYIPLGVSHRLENPGKMPLELIEVQSGAYLGEDDIVRFDDTYGRQ
- a CDS encoding undecaprenyl-phosphate glucose phosphotransferase; this encodes MLSVLARVIDIAMVVTGALLAAALHGGSIWLNDLQRTMMLFDCLLVVVCFPAFGIYQSWRGKRLVGLVGRVAFAWLVVELAGILLSFSFHQSGELSRLWLGYWALVTMALLAGSKACVHVVLRQLRRGGYNLKAVAIVGGTPAARRLIAQMRARPEAGFNPVCVYDESEAPGEVALDDVRIERQFESLVWLVRSRAISELWLTLPITEERRIHQIVTVFRHDFVNIRFIPDVRTLSFFNQEVVEVLGVPAINLAASPITDVRILPKFVFDRAFALVALTGLAPVMLVIACLIKLTSRGPVFFRQKRKGIDGHEFEIYKFRSMKVHEEVAGQVTQAKKNDSRVTPVGRFLRRTSLDELPQFINVLKGEMSVVGPRPHALAHDDIYKDLVKGYMFRYRIKPGITGWAQINGFRGETDQIEKMMGRVKLDLYYMQNWSFWLDIKIVVLTLWKGFTGSNAY
- a CDS encoding UDP-glucose dehydrogenase family protein — translated: MNLTIIGSGYVGLVTGACLADIGHDVFCLDVDQAKIDILNNGGVPIHEPGLKEVIARNRSAGRLRFSTDIEAAVAHGDVQFIAVGTPPDEDGSADLQYVLAAARNIGRYMTGFKVIVDKSTVPVGTAERVRAAVAEELAKRGGDQMFSVVSNPEFLKEGAAVDDFTRPDRIVIGCDDDVPGERARELMKKLYAPFNRNHERTLYMDVRSAEFTKYAANAMLATRISFMNELANLADRFGADIEAVRRGIGSDPRIGYHFLYAGCGYGGSCFPKDVEALIRTADEHGQALQILKAVSSVNATQKRVLAEKIVARFGEDLSGRTFAIWGLAFKPNTDDMREAPSRELIAELLSRGARIAAYDPVAQEEARRVIALDLADHPSWLERLSFVDDEAQAARDADALVIVTEWKIFKSPDFVALGRLWKTPVIFDGRNLYEPETMSEQGIEYHPIGRPGSRQAVAARVPGTAPASA
- a CDS encoding low molecular weight protein-tyrosine-phosphatase produces the protein MFRNILIVCHANVCRSPAAELLFKSHAASRGGPRPTFHSAGVHANDGDGIDPVMRQLLAERGVDATTHRSRRLSRRIVRDADLILVSERGQIAAVESVDPFARGKVHLLGKWEGAEIADPHGGPEADYRESYSLIERLVQGWLQKLC
- a CDS encoding polysaccharide biosynthesis/export family protein gives rise to the protein MLKRPMRPVALAVALTTFLSACATAPGNYLDSSNLKDEGRQQAAETYPVHYIDAKVVMDQLQKAQVDHPLPPGRYTDPSEYVYRVGPQDILGVTVWDHPELTTPQGQSFSSGGNTTQTVAGALQQPYTTALPGQADPYGQTVAADGTIFFPFVGRIKVAGKTVAQIREQMATTLSRYVKNPQLDVRVLSFRSQKVQVTGEVKQPGPLAVSDVPLTLVDAISRSGGSTNEADLQRVRLTRDGKLYTLDANGVLDRGEVKQNVMLQPGDIINVPDRSDSRVFIMGEVKTPVTVPMLKGRLSIADALTAGGGILDTDANPRKIYVMRGMRDNPTKPEVFRLDMTQPDALMLSSRFPLQPLDVVYVSTASSVQFNRVLQQVLPTIQTIFYMRQITR